The genomic stretch AGATCTAATAGTACATAAAATGTTAAAAAAATATATAGAAGGAAAAAATGACCTAAAAAAACAAGATATAGAAAAATATTCAAAAATATTACCCGATATATCTGAAAGTTGTTCAAAAAAAGAAAGAGTTGCAGATGAAGCAGAATGGGATTTAATAGATATGAAAAAGATAGAATATATAAGAAAGCATATAGGAGAAAAATACGAAGTTTTTGTTACTGGAGTTACTAAATTTGGGTTATTTGTTGAAATTCCGGAAAAAATGATAAATGGACTAATTCATATTTCTGAACTTGATGATTATTTTATATACAATGAAAGAGATAATAGTTTAGTTGGAGATAAGACTAAAAAAACTTATAGAGTTGGAGATAAAATAAAAGCTGTAGTTGCAAAAGCCGATAAATTAACACTTCAAGTGGATTTTATACCTTATGAGAATTATATAAAAATAAATAAAAAAAATACTAAAAATTATTTCAATAAAAAAAATAAAAATGGAAATAAAAAAACATTCAAAAAAAAAGGTAAGAACAAATAAGTTCTTACCTAATTATTTTTTATAACCTTTATTATCGAATTTATTGAAATATCTCCTTTTATGTTTCCTCTATTTTTAGAACCTCCACCTTTAATATTATAATCAGTTTTTAATTTGTTTATTAAATCATTGATATTAATATTTTCAGAAAAAATACTTATTTGATCATTATACTTATATATAAAAACTTTTTCTGTTAAATCAATATAATTAAAAGCAAACTCTGCATGATTATTTTCATCTTCAAAAAATATAATATCATCATCAATATTATTTAAATTTTCTCCAATTACTTTAGAATAAAGTTGCTTTAAATTTTTTAGATCTTTTATCAATTCTTTATTTTCGTTCAAAAGATTATAAATTTTTGATTTTGAGTCATAAATAGATGTACTCAAGTCATTTGAAATTGATTTTAATGTCTTATGTAAAAAACTAAAATATTTTAAGGCTCTATCACCAGAAAGATAATATATTCTTAAAAGATTCCCTTTTACTTTTTCTATATTTATTATTTTTAATAATTTTAATTCTGAAGTATTTTTTACATGAAATCCTCCACAAGCTGAAATATCTATGTTTCCAATTTTTATTAATCTTATATCATCTTCGATCTTATCAGATATTTTTTTTCTCAAATTAAATTTTGAGATATTATTTTTATCAGTTAAAATCTCTTCAACATTTAGTGATTCTAAAACATAATTTGAAAAAATTTGTTCGATTTCTGTTATTATTTCTTCATTCAGATTATTTAAATCAATATCAATAGAAGAATATTCTTCAGACATATGAAAACTCAATGTGTCGATATCAAATTTATCTTTTAATATTGCCGATAAAAGATGCTGAGATGTATGTTGTTGAGCTATATCAAATCTATTATTTTTATCTATTAAATATGAATGAATACCAGGTGATAATTCATCTGTTATATCAACACCATCTTCATAACTTTTTAAAACTTTTATATTATTTATAAAACCTCTATCTCCAAGTTGCCCGCCTTTACCATCAGGATAAAATGGATTATTTTTTATTTTTACATTATAAAAATTTTTTAATTTTTTAACAGATAAAATTTCTAAAGTATTCAAAATAATTCCCCCTATTTAGAAGTTTTTACAATATAATTATCAATATTTAAATCCACAAAATTAAAAGAATTTTTAATTTTTTTAGACCAATTAATATTATAAGGATGTTCTAATCTTGTAGATATAACGGTCTCAAATCCAAATAATTCAGATATGTTTAAAGCTTTTCTCATATTCAATAATCCACCCATTTTAGTTATATCTAATACTAATCCTTGTCCTTTTAATTTCTTTATATTTTCCATATTTTCTATAGATTCATCCCAAAATATAGGTAATTCGTACATATCATAAATATTATCTTCACTTCCAGGTTTGACAGGTTGTTCAAATCCTATAATAGATAGATCTTTTAAAATATTATAAACACGTCTAAATTCATGATAATTTAAAAAACCTCTAAAATCAAACCATAAATCATATTTTCCAAATAATTTTTTTATATTTATAATATCTTTTAAATCAGGTTTTTCTATAAATTCAAATTTTAATGTATTTTTTTTATCTAAATTTAAAGAATATATATTTAAATCTTTTTTCCAATAAACCCTTTTAAGGGTTTCCTGATATGTATTGTCTTTTTTTGTATATAATATTTTTGAAATATCTATTGAATTTTTTTTGATTAAATAATCTGAAATAGCTAACAAAACAGCCGTTTTTGCAGCATGTTCTTTTTTTATGATAAATTCTAAATCTGTTTGAAAATCATATAATTCATTTAAATCATCAAAATTTTCACTAAATCTTCTCAATGATTCCACTACAGCCATAGTTGTTTTAAAGGTTTCTCCAAAATTTTTATAAGGAGTTGCACTTCCTAATCCTTCAATACCATCTTCGTCGATTATTTTAAATACTATGTGTTCTTTCCATTCCATATTTAAATTTTTTAGTATAGATCTCTCTTGCCAATAAAAAACATCTCTTTTTCTAATCATAAGAACCTCCAAAAAATTTAAAGGGAAGCGATAAGCTTCCCAAATTATTATTTTTATTTCATTATTATGAGCCAAATATAAGAAATTACTAATCCAAGTATAGGGGATAAAATTATTTCTTTTTTTCTGAATTTTTCGAAGATATATTTATATATAATTCCAATAATTCCAGAAATTATAGCGAATAAAAAATTCTGAGATAAAATGAATATAAAGATGACTAACCTTTCAGTTGTCCCCGCTGTATCTTTCTTTTCTCTTGGATATATTTCAAAGATTCGAAATATATAAGTTAAAAAACTTGTAGTTATCATCAAACCTAAAATATAAAGTTGAAAATTATTAGTTAAAAAAGATCCTTCCAAATGACTTTTAAAAATATAATTTAGGATGAAAAAGATTATCAAGCCGATAAATTCAAATAAAGGAGTTGTATTCTTTTTAATTCTAATCAAATCAAATAAAATATGAATGATAAAAGATAAAATTAACACATAAAAACTTTTAGAATTTAAAAGCTCAAAATTAAAAGATAAAAAAACTACTGCAGCCCATATTAAGTGTAAATAATAAGTTTTTTTGTTCAGAAACTTCTCAGAATAAACATTAGAGAAAGCAAAATCTGTTATAAAATGACTCAAAAATATATTTAAGGGCACCATCAAACCTCCTTAATTCAAAGAAAAGCCACATCTCCTCTATTTCCCTCAGAAATATATAAGGCTTTTTTTAATTTTTCTAAAATTTTGTTTAAATCTTCATTTGGATTACTTACTTCTGTTATTCCAAAAGCTAATGAGATATTTCTATAAGAAGATTTTATTTTATTAGATCTTCTTTTTATTCTTTCACAAGCAATTTCAGCGTTTCTTAATTCTGTAAATGGAAGTAAAATTCCAAATTCCTTTCTTGAAATTTTCATTACTTCATCTGATTTCCTTGTGGAAATTTTTATCATTTTATAAATGTCTTTTACTGTTTCATCAAGTTCTATTGAAGAAAGATTATTTTTATGTTTATAAAAATCTAAAACTGAAACCAAAGCCAAAGAAAATGAACCTCCACTTCTATTTAATTTTTCAAGTTCATTTTTAATTCTTTGTTTGAATGCACCTCTACTACCTCTAGCCATTACAAAATAAATAGCATTTTGTATCTTTAACCTTATAAAATCTTCATCAAAATTTTTTAATATAAAATCTATACCATCATACTTAAACAGTTGATTTGAGTTTATGTTTTCCATCGTATTACTAACTACTATATGAGGAAAAGAATAATTGAGAGTTTCTTTAACTATTGCAAAATCAGAATTAAAAATGTCTTCTTTTTCCACCTCAATATTGTTTTCATCTAGTATTTCTAAAATTTTTTCTTTTGTTTCCCCCTCGTCAATATCCATGTATGTCGAATATAAAGAATTCATAAACATCACTCCACCTTTTAAAATTTATTAAGAAAAATTATAATATATTAATTTTTAATAAAAATAGATTAATTAACCCAAATATATTATATCAGAAAAAATATAATAATATATAAATTAAGATATATTTGAAAATTCTTTAAAATCGACTGGAACTACATATGTAACGCCATTTTTCATGGTTATACCATGAAAAATTTCAGCTATTTCCATCATAAGTTTATTATGAGTTATTATCATAAATTGAGATTTATGGGCATTATTTTTTATTAATGAAGCTATTTTATCTGCATTTATATCATCTAATGGAGCATCAATTTCATCTAATATATAGAAAGGACTTGGATTTAAATCCATCAAGGAAAATAAAAAAGCTATCGCTATTAAAGCTTTTTCACCACCAGAAAAAAGAGATAATTTTTGAAAATTTCTACCAGATTTTTTCACAGAAATTTGTATCCCTTGTTCAAATATTTTACCTTCACCTACAAGTCTCAATTCTCCATAGCCATTAATAAATAGTTGAGATATATATATTTTAAATTTTTCATTTAATTTTTCAAAAAAGTCTCCATAAATTTTTTCTGCATTTGAATCTAAATCATTTATAGAACTTTTTAATTTATTATAAGATTCTACTATATCTTCTTTTTCCATATTTTGAGTATTGAATTCATTTTCAACTTCATTAAATTCATCTAATACGGTTAAATCAACAGAACCAAGATTTTTAAGATAATTTTCTATTTCTTTTATTTTATTAGAATAAGATTTTAATTCAATTTCATCGAGTTCTACAAGCTCAAATTCTGATGCTTCTATATCTAAATTATTTGCTTTTTCAGTCAAAAATTCGATTTCATGTTTAACATTTTCTATTTCATAGTTTATACTATTATTTCTTTCTTTTTTTTCATTTATTAATTCTTTTAAGTTGTTTTTTTCTGTTTCGAGTATTTCAAGATCTTCGGCTTTTTCGAATTTACCGCTTCTTGAAGATTTCATTATATCAAATATTTTTGTAATTTCAGTATTTAAACTATCATATTCAATTTCTACTCTTTTTATATCATTATTTTTAGATTCAAGGGTATTTTTAATATTAGAATATTTTTCATTTAAATCAATTATCTCACTTTTTATATGATCTATATTTTTTAATGATTCTACTTTTTTTTGATTATAATAATTTATTTTTTCATCCAAAGAATCTTTTTGATATTTCTTTTCTAATAATGTTTGTTTTAATTCAGTAATTTTAAGGTTAAAATCACTATTTTCAATTTCTAAAGTTTCAATTTCTTTTTTTAAATTCAATGTTTTATTTTCATTTTCGGAATTTATTTTTTGAAAATTTATAATATCTTCTTTAAGAATTTCAATTTCATCTTCATAATTATAAATTCTTTCAGAAATATTTTTATTTGAAGAAATTAAGTTTTTCAATTCTTCATTCAAACTTTTAAATTCATTATTATGTATATTTTTTTCAGAAATCAGATCATTAAGTTTTTCCTTTTCCTCTCTTACAATATCATTTAACTTAATTATTTTTTCACTTATTTTCTTTATTTCAGATTCAGAATATATAATATTTTCTTTATTTTCTTCTAATAAGAAAATAGTTTCTTGTAATTCTCTTTTTCTTTTCAAAATAGAAGAAGAATAATCATATTTGTTTTTACCAGCACTTATAGATCCCTGACCACTTACAGTTTCTCCATTAATTGTAACTATATTGCTATTAAATCCAACTTTTGATAGATTTATGGCACTTTCAATATCATTAACAAGTATTGTATTTGAAAAAACATATTCCATTATTTTTTGATATTTATTATCAAATTTTATTATATTTATTAAATAGTCTATAACACCAGGTTCATTCAGAAATTTTTTATTTAAATATGATTTAGTCTTTAAAAGATCTAAAGGTAAAAAAGTTATTTTACCCATTCTCAAATTTTTTAAAAAATCAATATAGAATTTAGAGTAAGAAGAACTTTTAATTACTATATTTTGGAGTTTGTATCCAGCTGAAGAAGATATAGCTTCTTCATATTGTTCATTTATTTCTACAATATTTGCTACTACATCTACAACATTATCATCATCTTTAAATTCTTTAAAAAATTCTTTTATAACTGATGAATATCCAGCATATTCAGAAATTTGAAGGTTTAAGTTTTCAAGTTTATTTTTTAATTGAATTCTTTCACTTTTTCTATTTTCCAAATCATTTTTTAATACATTATATTCAGAATTTAAGTCTTTTAAGGCAGTAATTTTTTCTTTTATGGTATTTATTAGACTTTTTTCTTCTTCTGATTTAATGGTCAATTTTTCTCTTATTTTTTTTAGAGAAAGTTCAACTGATTCTATTTTATTCGATTTATTTTCAAATTCTGTTTTTAAAAATTCCAATCTCTCTTTTTTCCCTATAATAGAATTATTTTTTTGTTCGATTAAAGTATTATTTTTATTTATTTCATCTATTAATGTGTTATAAAAAAATTTCTTCTCATTATATAATTTTTGCTTTTGAGATACCGTATTTTCTAAATCATTTTTTTTTGAAAGAATTTCTTCATATTCATTATATATTCTTTCAAAATCTATATTATAAGTTTTTTCTAAAGTTGAAACTTCTTCTAATTTTTGTTCTTCGTTTTTTAATCTTTCATCAAAATTATTGATTTTCCAATCTATTGAAAGTATTTCAGAGTTTAATTCATTTATAGATTCATTTAATCTTTCTTTTTCTTTTTCAAGAGAAGAAGTTCTACTTCTATAACTCTCGATTAAATCAGTATTTTTATTTATTTCATCTTCAACATTATCAATTTCTTCTTTCAAAGATCTATACTTTCTTTCAATATCAAATTGTTCAGAATAAAGTTTTTTTAAATCTAAACTTATATTATGCTTTTCTTTTTCTAAAGTATCAATCGTATTCATTTTATATATTTTTGAGGCACCAAAATAAATTTTTCCAATATTTTGTAATTGTTGCTTATTTTCAAGATATTTTTTTGCTCTTCCTGCTCTTATAGATAAAGACTTTAATCTTTTTTCTGTCATATAAAGAATATCATTTATTCTATCTAAATTTTCTTGTGTTTTTTCTAATAATTTTAAAGAATAATTTTTTTTATCTAAGAAATCTTTTATTTCTGAAGCATCAATAATGATATTTTTTAATTGTTCAGAAGAAGAATTTACTATATCTGAAACTTGTCCTTGAGAAATTATAGAATAGAATTGTTTTCCTATTCCATTAGAAAAAAGATTTAAAATATCTTTTAAAGTAGAGTTTTTATCATTAATAGAATATATATTTCCTTTATTCTTATCAAAGTATTTAGTCAATTTTATGTTTTTTTCATCAATTTCAATTATGAGACTAACCATAGCAAATTTCGAAGGTTTATGTTTATTAGTTCCAGAAAAAACAACATCTTCTCTGTCTTGAATTCTCATTTGTTTATTAGACTGTTCACCCAACATCCATCTGATAGCATCAACAACATTTGATTTTCCAGAACCATTAGGACCTACTATTGCTATGAGATTTTTATTGATATCAATGGAGGTTTTTTTTGCAAAACTTTTAAAACCTTCTATTTCAAGGGTTTTTAATTTCATTTTAAATTCCTCCAGAATCTTTCATTATCTTAGTCACTGCTTTTACTATATCTTCAACATTTTTATCATTATTTAAGGCTTTAATCATTATTCCAATGGCCCTCATATCGAGCCAAGAATACCATCTTGGAGTTCCTTTTTGCATTGAAGGATTTCTTAAAAGATAACTTGGATGAAATGTTGGAAATATTTTAATTCCTGAATACCAATCATAAAATTTTCCTCTCGATTCTGTTATTTTAGTTTTATTAGTTAAATATTTCATACTTGTAGAACCCAATGTAACTATTATCTTTGGTTTAATTTGAATTAATTGAGCTTCGAGAAAATGTCCACAAGAATTCATTTCTTCATCTGAAGGAACTCTATTTTTAGGTGGACGGCATTTCACGATATTAGTTATAAAAATTTGATTTCTATCTATTTTTGCCCAGTCTTTAAACATCACATCAAGTAATTTCCCTGCTCTACCAACAAAAGGTCTGCCAGAAGAATCCTCATCAGCACCAGGACCTTCTCCAACAAAAACTATTTTAGAATTTATATTACCTTCGCCAGGTACAGTATTATTTCTGCTTAAATGCAGAGAACATTTTTCACATATTTTTATTTTATCTTTTATAAAGTTCATTTCTTTTATATTTGCCATGTTAAAAACAACTCCTTTACATAAGTCCAAATTCAAATCCATCATCGCTAAAAGCTACATTTTTGTTTGGAAGATTATTTATAAAAAATGTAAGTGTGAATTTTTTTAATTCAAATTGTGGTAAAAATGATATATCAGCTTTTATGTTAAAAGTCCAACAAATAATTCTTTTTTGAATTTCAAATTTTTTAAAATCTAAAATTTCATTTTCTATATCATATTCAAA from Oceanotoga teriensis encodes the following:
- a CDS encoding diguanylate cyclase domain-containing protein produces the protein MNSLYSTYMDIDEGETKEKILEILDENNIEVEKEDIFNSDFAIVKETLNYSFPHIVVSNTMENINSNQLFKYDGIDFILKNFDEDFIRLKIQNAIYFVMARGSRGAFKQRIKNELEKLNRSGGSFSLALVSVLDFYKHKNNLSSIELDETVKDIYKMIKISTRKSDEVMKISRKEFGILLPFTELRNAEIACERIKRRSNKIKSSYRNISLAFGITEVSNPNEDLNKILEKLKKALYISEGNRGDVAFL
- the smc gene encoding chromosome segregation protein SMC, with the protein product MKLKTLEIEGFKSFAKKTSIDINKNLIAIVGPNGSGKSNVVDAIRWMLGEQSNKQMRIQDREDVVFSGTNKHKPSKFAMVSLIIEIDEKNIKLTKYFDKNKGNIYSINDKNSTLKDILNLFSNGIGKQFYSIISQGQVSDIVNSSSEQLKNIIIDASEIKDFLDKKNYSLKLLEKTQENLDRINDILYMTEKRLKSLSIRAGRAKKYLENKQQLQNIGKIYFGASKIYKMNTIDTLEKEKHNISLDLKKLYSEQFDIERKYRSLKEEIDNVEDEINKNTDLIESYRSRTSSLEKEKERLNESINELNSEILSIDWKINNFDERLKNEEQKLEEVSTLEKTYNIDFERIYNEYEEILSKKNDLENTVSQKQKLYNEKKFFYNTLIDEINKNNTLIEQKNNSIIGKKERLEFLKTEFENKSNKIESVELSLKKIREKLTIKSEEEKSLINTIKEKITALKDLNSEYNVLKNDLENRKSERIQLKNKLENLNLQISEYAGYSSVIKEFFKEFKDDDNVVDVVANIVEINEQYEEAISSSAGYKLQNIVIKSSSYSKFYIDFLKNLRMGKITFLPLDLLKTKSYLNKKFLNEPGVIDYLINIIKFDNKYQKIMEYVFSNTILVNDIESAINLSKVGFNSNIVTINGETVSGQGSISAGKNKYDYSSSILKRKRELQETIFLLEENKENIIYSESEIKKISEKIIKLNDIVREEKEKLNDLISEKNIHNNEFKSLNEELKNLISSNKNISERIYNYEDEIEILKEDIINFQKINSENENKTLNLKKEIETLEIENSDFNLKITELKQTLLEKKYQKDSLDEKINYYNQKKVESLKNIDHIKSEIIDLNEKYSNIKNTLESKNNDIKRVEIEYDSLNTEITKIFDIMKSSRSGKFEKAEDLEILETEKNNLKELINEKKERNNSINYEIENVKHEIEFLTEKANNLDIEASEFELVELDEIELKSYSNKIKEIENYLKNLGSVDLTVLDEFNEVENEFNTQNMEKEDIVESYNKLKSSINDLDSNAEKIYGDFFEKLNEKFKIYISQLFINGYGELRLVGEGKIFEQGIQISVKKSGRNFQKLSLFSGGEKALIAIAFLFSLMDLNPSPFYILDEIDAPLDDINADKIASLIKNNAHKSQFMIITHNKLMMEIAEIFHGITMKNGVTYVVPVDFKEFSNIS
- a CDS encoding uracil-DNA glycosylase translates to MANIKEMNFIKDKIKICEKCSLHLSRNNTVPGEGNINSKIVFVGEGPGADEDSSGRPFVGRAGKLLDVMFKDWAKIDRNQIFITNIVKCRPPKNRVPSDEEMNSCGHFLEAQLIQIKPKIIVTLGSTSMKYLTNKTKITESRGKFYDWYSGIKIFPTFHPSYLLRNPSMQKGTPRWYSWLDMRAIGIMIKALNNDKNVEDIVKAVTKIMKDSGGI
- a CDS encoding alanyl-tRNA editing protein, with translation MNTLEILSVKKLKNFYNVKIKNNPFYPDGKGGQLGDRGFINNIKVLKSYEDGVDITDELSPGIHSYLIDKNNRFDIAQQHTSQHLLSAILKDKFDIDTLSFHMSEEYSSIDIDLNNLNEEIITEIEQIFSNYVLESLNVEEILTDKNNISKFNLRKKISDKIEDDIRLIKIGNIDISACGGFHVKNTSELKLLKIINIEKVKGNLLRIYYLSGDRALKYFSFLHKTLKSISNDLSTSIYDSKSKIYNLLNENKELIKDLKNLKQLYSKVIGENLNNIDDDIIFFEDENNHAEFAFNYIDLTEKVFIYKYNDQISIFSENININDLINKLKTDYNIKGGGSKNRGNIKGDISINSIIKVIKNN
- a CDS encoding enolase C-terminal domain-like protein, whose protein sequence is MIRKRDVFYWQERSILKNLNMEWKEHIVFKIIDEDGIEGLGSATPYKNFGETFKTTMAVVESLRRFSENFDDLNELYDFQTDLEFIIKKEHAAKTAVLLAISDYLIKKNSIDISKILYTKKDNTYQETLKRVYWKKDLNIYSLNLDKKNTLKFEFIEKPDLKDIINIKKLFGKYDLWFDFRGFLNYHEFRRVYNILKDLSIIGFEQPVKPGSEDNIYDMYELPIFWDESIENMENIKKLKGQGLVLDITKMGGLLNMRKALNISELFGFETVISTRLEHPYNINWSKKIKNSFNFVDLNIDNYIVKTSK